GCTGAGTGCATCGGGGCACCCGGTGTCGGATCAGACGGTGGCTGCTCTGTTGCGTGATGCTGGCTACAGCTTGCAGGCGAACGCCAAAGTGAGAGAGGGCCGTCAGCACCCTGACCGTGACGCCCAGTTCCGTCACATCCACGATACGGGTAGGCGATTCCTAAGGGCGAAGGATCCCATGGTCAGTGTCGATGCGAAGAAGAAGGAGCTCGTCGGAGCCGAGCCGGGCTACAAGAACGGCGGGCGGGAGTGGGAACCCAAAGATGGTCCGGTGCGAGTGGGGACCCATGACTTCCCAGACCCGGCAGTTCCCTACGGGGTCTATGACGTAGGGGCGAACACTGGTTGGGTATCGGTTGGTTCCGATGGTGATACTGCTGCATTCGCGGTGGAGACTCTGCGCCGCTGGTGGTTCGGTGTTGGCAAGGTGCGCTATCCCAAGTCCAAGAGGCTGCTCGTCTGCGCGGATGCAGGAGGCTCCAACGGCTACCGGCTGAGGCTGCGGAAACGTGAACTCGCCCAACTTGCTACCGAGACCGGCCTGTCGATCACCGTGTGCCACTTCCCGCCGGGTACCTCCAAGTGGAACCGTATTGAGCACCGATTGTTCGCCCATATCACGATGAACTGGCGGGGAAGGCCGCTAACGAGTCACGAGGTGGTGATCGAGCTGATTGGAGCGACAACTACACGAGCCGGCCTGACGGTGCATGCAGAGGCAGACACCAACAGCTACCCTCGCAAGATCAAGATCAGCGACGCTGAGATGGCGATGGTCAACCGCCAGATCAAACCCGACGCGTTCCACGGCGAATGGAACTACACCATCCGACCTGCCAAGTGAACTACAACCGTGTAAATAACTCGACTGAGTTATTTATTGGTGCGTCCTTAGGTCACCCCAGCCCTTCTCGCACCATACGGCGATCGCGTCGTTGATAGCGGCGAGGAGTTCCAAGCAAGCACTAGCTCGACCATCGGCGCAGGCTTCTCCTCCTGTTCAGTCACGATCCTTGCGAGCTCACGCTCAGCTAATCTCCACTTAGCCTGCAAGCGAACGTAGCGATGCTTGATTTGGGCGAGGCCCTCTTTCTGGTGAAAGTGCTCTGCTAGGACTTATCTGGCCGAGCCATGACTCGCGTGTTTGATCGTTGTGGACTCCTCCAACTTCGAAACCTTTGTTGGGTTTGCGTTGGGTTGTGGTAGCGCTGGATTTAGGAAACATGCTCTTATCTGGTGGGCGCTAAGGGACTCGAACCCCTGACCTGCTGGT
The Ferrimicrobium acidiphilum DSM 19497 genome window above contains:
- a CDS encoding ISAzo13 family transposase, with the translated sequence MAIDAATLEAVGRRIESLWPQLNERQRRALLGVEARELGWGGVSAVARVAGVARSTVTTAVAELERSDVLEPGRSRRSGGGRKSTTVADPGLAAALDALVDPATRGDPMSPLRWTAKSTLSLAEALSASGHPVSDQTVAALLRDAGYSLQANAKVREGRQHPDRDAQFRHIHDTGRRFLRAKDPMVSVDAKKKELVGAEPGYKNGGREWEPKDGPVRVGTHDFPDPAVPYGVYDVGANTGWVSVGSDGDTAAFAVETLRRWWFGVGKVRYPKSKRLLVCADAGGSNGYRLRLRKRELAQLATETGLSITVCHFPPGTSKWNRIEHRLFAHITMNWRGRPLTSHEVVIELIGATTTRAGLTVHAEADTNSYPRKIKISDAEMAMVNRQIKPDAFHGEWNYTIRPAK